The Chloroflexota bacterium genome contains the following window.
AGGCCCTGCGTGTCCATGAGGATGCCTTTGGCCCTGTCCACCAGTTTGCGGGTCTCCAGCGTCTCTTGGAGATCACCCACTTCCTTCTCCAGTTCGCGGAACTCGGCGAAACGGGCCAGCGCAATCTCAATGGCAGGCGCCAAATCCGACTCGCGGAAAGGCTTGACCAGGTAGCCCGCGACGCTGGCTTCCCGCGCCCGATCAATCAGTTCGCGGTCGCTGTAGGCGGTGAGCAGGAGCACAGGGGCGATCTTCTCCTGGGTCAAAATCCGCGCCGCCTCAATGCCGTCCAGGTCGGGCATCTTGATGTCCATGATCACGATGTCGGGTTTGAGTTCGCGGGCGATATTCACGGCGCTCTGGCCATCCCCCGCCTCGCCCACGACGAGATAGCCCAACTGGCTCAGCATCTCGCGCAGGTCTATGCGGATCAGGGATTCATCGTCTGCGATGACTATTCT
Protein-coding sequences here:
- a CDS encoding response regulator, whose protein sequence is MDRTRIVIADDESLIRIDLREMLSQLGYLVVGEAGDGQSAVNIARELKPDIVIMDIKMPDLDGIEAARILTQEKIAPVLLLTAYSDRELIDRAREASVAGYLVKPFRESDLAPAIEIALARFAEFRELEKEVGDLQETLETRKLVDRAKGILMDTQGLSEAEAFRRIQKMSMNTRKPMKEVAEAIILAHEATKKP